In a single window of the Planctomycetota bacterium genome:
- the argF gene encoding ornithine carbamoyltransferase gives MTHFLDINHHEPDWLHAVLDRAVALKARNEPDLLHGKTLAMVFEKPSLRTRVSFETGMLQLGGHALNIRPDEIGLGKREPARDVARVLTGMVDGIMARLFAHDTLKELAQYSTVPVINGLTDYNHPCQALADLLTVREHFGKLDGLTLAYIGDGNNVARSLANACHAFGMRFICATPPGYELATEAVGFMSTHDPVEAVREADVIYTDTWVSMGQEAEKAQRVSEFGDFCVDAALLDKAPAAAIVLHCLPAYRGLEISDDVMESERCLAFAQAHNRLHAQKGVLATLLA, from the coding sequence ATGACCCACTTCCTCGACATCAACCACCACGAGCCGGATTGGCTGCACGCCGTTCTCGATCGGGCGGTCGCGCTCAAGGCACGCAACGAACCCGATCTGCTGCATGGCAAGACGTTGGCCATGGTGTTCGAGAAGCCGTCGCTACGCACACGGGTGAGCTTCGAGACGGGCATGCTTCAGCTCGGCGGGCACGCGCTCAACATCCGCCCCGACGAGATCGGCCTGGGCAAGCGTGAACCGGCCAGGGATGTTGCCCGCGTCCTCACGGGGATGGTCGACGGCATCATGGCTCGGCTCTTCGCACACGACACCCTCAAGGAACTCGCCCAGTACTCAACCGTGCCGGTCATCAACGGTCTGACCGACTACAACCACCCGTGCCAAGCGCTGGCCGACTTGCTCACCGTGCGCGAGCACTTCGGCAAGCTTGACGGGCTGACGCTGGCTTACATCGGCGACGGCAACAACGTCGCGCGGTCCCTGGCCAACGCGTGCCACGCGTTCGGCATGCGGTTCATTTGCGCGACGCCGCCGGGGTACGAACTGGCCACCGAGGCGGTCGGGTTCATGTCGACACACGACCCGGTCGAAGCGGTGCGCGAAGCCGACGTGATCTACACCGACACCTGGGTGAGCATGGGTCAGGAAGCTGAGAAGGCTCAGCGTGTTTCGGAGTTCGGCGACTTCTGCGTCGATGCCGCGTTGCTCGACAAAGCGCCCGCTGCGGCGATCGTTCTGCACTGTCTGCCGGCATACCGCGGATTGGAGATAAGCGACGACGTGATGGAGTCCGAACGTTGCCTGGCGTTCGCCCAGGCCCACAATCGGCTGCACGCCCAGAAGGGCGTGCTCGCAACGTTGCTGGCGTAA